In the genome of bacterium, the window AGAAGAGGATTGTTCTCAGCAGGAAGAACATTATCCGGCGTGACAATCATAAGTGTCAATACTGCGGGACTTCTGAGGAACCTCTGACTGTTGACCACATTATACCCCGCGTCAGAGGCGGTAAGGATACCTGGGAAAACCTGGTGTGTGCGTGTATGAGATGCAATACAAAAAAGGGTGACAGAACCCCTGAAGAAGCTGGTATGAAGCTGTTGAGGGAACCAAAAAAACCGAGTTACCATTTTTTTATTCAGCATATTGTAGGTACGCCTGATGACAGATGGAAGCCGTATCTTTTTATGAGCTAAAAAGGCAGGATTGGGATTAATATGGGCAAAAGGATTTTAAGCGGTATGAGGCCTACCGGCAAGCTTCATCTCGGAAACTATGTAGGAGCACTTGAAAACTGGATTGAACTTCAAAATCAGTACAACAGCTTTCACATGATTGCTGATTATCACATGCTTACAACTGACCTGCAGCATACGGATAAAATATGGTGCAATAGTGTGGATGTTGTTATTGACTGGCTGAGTGCAGGCCTTGATCCTGAAAAAAGCCCTGTTTTTGTTCAATCTCATGTAAAGGAACATACGGAACTAACTTTGATATTTTCCATGCTGGTAACAGTAGCACGCCTGCAGAGAAATCCCACATTAAAGGAGCAGGCAAAAGATTTAGACATCGGTGCAAATATGGTATACGGCTTTCTGGGCTATCCTGTTCTGCAGGCTGCCGATATCCTTCTTTATAAGGCAGATGCAGTCCCTGTCGGTGAAGATCAGGCTCCGCATGTTGAGATAACAAGAGAGATTGCAAGGAAATTCAACTCTCTGTTCGGGGAAGTTTTCCCTGAGCCGGAAACGCTTCTCACAAAATTTGCGCGTCTACCCGGCCTTGATAATAAAAAGATGAGTAAATCCCTGAATAATTCTATTGCGATTTCAGATTCTCCTGAAGATATCGAAAAAAAGATAATGAGAGCATATACAGACCCTGCACGAATCAAAGCAACAGACCCGGGGCATCCTGAAGGGTGTGTTGTTTTTGCATATCATAAAAAATTCAGCCCTGATGATTGTGCAGAGGTGGAACGCCAGTGTAAAATGGGAGAACTCGGCTGTGTTGCACATAAAAGAGCAGTGGCAAAGGTGCTGAGCGACAGGTTTGAATCTTTCCGCAGCCGCAGAGAGTATTATATCGAACATAAAAATGAAGTATTTGAAATCATAGAAGACGGCGACAGAAGAGCAAGGGAAGTCGCCGAAGCCACAATGAAAGAAGTACGAAGAGCTATGAAAATGGGGTAACAAAAGTAAATAATATTTATACAAAGAATGACAGTTATAAAGTCAGACTGGAAAATTTTGAGGGACCTCTTGACCTGCTGTTACATCTGATAAGGCAGCAGGAAGTAGATATCTACGATATTCCTATTGCTGACATAACCAAACAGTATCTGGAGTATGTTGGCCTTATGAGGGAGCTGGATCTTGAAGTTGCAGGTGAATTTATTTTAATGGCTGCTACTCTAATCCAGATAAAAGTAAGGATGCTGCTGCCGCGAGAGAGTCTGGACGAGGAAGGTGAGGAAGAAGACCCGAGAGCGGAATTGGTAAGGCAGCTCCTTGATTATCAAAGATTTAAAGAGGTCTCGGAAGATCTTGGCGAGAAAGAAGACAACAGAAGGCGCTACTTTACACGATCTTATTTTGAATGGGAAAAACAGTACGAAGAAAAAGAGATTGTTCTGAAAGATCTGAATCTGTTTGATCTTCTGACCGCTTTTAAGACTGCACTTGATAATGCTCCCAAGGTGGATTCCCATACAGTTACAACTGTTATTGTTACTATTGAAGATCAGATCAAGTTGATTGAGGAGAGGCTGGAATCTGATAACAGAATACCATTCGGTGAGCTTATGGCGGAATTTAAGGAAAGAATTGTAATAATTGCTACTTTTATGGCAATTCTTCATCTTATCAGAGACAATAAAATCAGAATACAGCAGGCATCATTATTCAGTGAGATATATATTTTAAAGAGGGGCGCTTGATTGGCAGGTATTGACGGAGAATATTTAAAGCAGATTGTTGAAGCGTTGATTTTTGCTTCGGATGAACCAATTTCTGCTGAACAGTTGAAAAAATATATTGAGGATACATCTGTAAAAGAGATTAAAAAGGCAGTTGATCAGCTTAATCTTGAATATTCCCAGCAGAACAGATCTTTTCAGATTACTATGCTTGCAGGCGGTTTTCAATTTGTAACGAGAGAAGATTTTGCCCAGTGGGTAAAAAAACTTTTTTATAAAAGGATCAAACAGAGGCTTTCCCAGGCTGCGCTTGAAACACTTGCTGTCATAGCTTTTAAGCAGCCGGTTTCAAACAGCGATGTTTCTGCAATTCGCGGAGTAAACTGTGACGGAGTTTTAAGAACTCTGCTTGAGAGGAAACTTATTACTATTTCCGGACGTTCAGACGGCCCCGGAAGGCCGCTTTTATATAAAACAACTAAAGACTTTTTAATTTATTTTGGGATTAACTCTTTGGCGGATCTCCCCAAACCAAGGGAAATCGAGGAATTGTTAAAAGACAAGGAGAATCTTCCGGAAGAAGCTTCGGAAGATGTTACAGCCGCCATTTTAAACAGTAATGATAATTCAACTAAATAAATTTCTTGCGCTGTGCGGTGCAGCATCACGCAGGAAAGCAAATTTTCTTATTCAGCAGGGCCGTGTTCAGCTAAACGGAGAGAAGGTAATTCGTCTTGGTGAAAAGGTTGATGTCAGCAGAGATACAGTTTTGCTCGATGATAATGTTATTTCAATACCAACATCCTATCGTTATATACTTTTAAATAAGCCTGCAGGTGTTATTACATCCTCAGTTGATTTCAGAGGCAGAAAAACAGTACTTGATATAATTGACGTTACTGAACGTATTTTTCCGGTCGGCAGGCTTGATCTCGATACGGAAGGTGTATTAATTCTAACGAATGACGGTGATCTTGCATACCGCCTTGCACATCCGCGGTTTGAAGTAGATAAAATTTATGAGGCCGAGGTCCGCGGCAGGGTTTTACCCGATATTATTGCAAAGTTAAAAAATGGCGTGGAAATTGATGCTGGTGTTATTGTATCCGGTGAGGCCAGGATTATTACCAGTGGAGAGGATAAATCCATAGTTGAGATCAAGATACATCAGGGGAAAAAACGCCAGATTAAGAGAATGATGAAAAAAACAGGGCACCCTGTGCAGTATTTAAACAGAAAAGTTTTTGCAGGATTAACAACAGATAGCCTGAATAAAGGAGAGTGGAGATACCTTACGCAAACAGAAGTAAGCATGCTCTATTCTCTTGTGGGGCTTGTTAAAAGAGCAGGTTGAAATGAATATCAGAAGCGACATTATTACAATAGACG includes:
- the scpB gene encoding SMC-Scp complex subunit ScpB, coding for MAGIDGEYLKQIVEALIFASDEPISAEQLKKYIEDTSVKEIKKAVDQLNLEYSQQNRSFQITMLAGGFQFVTREDFAQWVKKLFYKRIKQRLSQAALETLAVIAFKQPVSNSDVSAIRGVNCDGVLRTLLERKLITISGRSDGPGRPLLYKTTKDFLIYFGINSLADLPKPREIEELLKDKENLPEEASEDVTAAILNSNDNSTK
- a CDS encoding HNH endonuclease, whose product is MLESRVLVLNQNYEPLSVCSAKRAVILLYLHKAEMVERNHDIIHSVSVSIPLPSIVRLSDYKRIPKKRIVLSRKNIIRRDNHKCQYCGTSEEPLTVDHIIPRVRGGKDTWENLVCACMRCNTKKGDRTPEEAGMKLLREPKKPSYHFFIQHIVGTPDDRWKPYLFMS
- the trpS gene encoding tryptophan--tRNA ligase; the encoded protein is MGKRILSGMRPTGKLHLGNYVGALENWIELQNQYNSFHMIADYHMLTTDLQHTDKIWCNSVDVVIDWLSAGLDPEKSPVFVQSHVKEHTELTLIFSMLVTVARLQRNPTLKEQAKDLDIGANMVYGFLGYPVLQAADILLYKADAVPVGEDQAPHVEITREIARKFNSLFGEVFPEPETLLTKFARLPGLDNKKMSKSLNNSIAISDSPEDIEKKIMRAYTDPARIKATDPGHPEGCVVFAYHKKFSPDDCAEVERQCKMGELGCVAHKRAVAKVLSDRFESFRSRREYYIEHKNEVFEIIEDGDRRAREVAEATMKEVRRAMKMG
- a CDS encoding segregation/condensation protein A, whose protein sequence is MYTKNDSYKVRLENFEGPLDLLLHLIRQQEVDIYDIPIADITKQYLEYVGLMRELDLEVAGEFILMAATLIQIKVRMLLPRESLDEEGEEEDPRAELVRQLLDYQRFKEVSEDLGEKEDNRRRYFTRSYFEWEKQYEEKEIVLKDLNLFDLLTAFKTALDNAPKVDSHTVTTVIVTIEDQIKLIEERLESDNRIPFGELMAEFKERIVIIATFMAILHLIRDNKIRIQQASLFSEIYILKRGA
- a CDS encoding rRNA pseudouridine synthase — encoded protein: MIIQLNKFLALCGAASRRKANFLIQQGRVQLNGEKVIRLGEKVDVSRDTVLLDDNVISIPTSYRYILLNKPAGVITSSVDFRGRKTVLDIIDVTERIFPVGRLDLDTEGVLILTNDGDLAYRLAHPRFEVDKIYEAEVRGRVLPDIIAKLKNGVEIDAGVIVSGEARIITSGEDKSIVEIKIHQGKKRQIKRMMKKTGHPVQYLNRKVFAGLTTDSLNKGEWRYLTQTEVSMLYSLVGLVKRAG